A region from the Streptomyces tsukubensis genome encodes:
- a CDS encoding ABC transporter permease — MVRTETPSPAKQRAGGDGGTHDLAAGLDALETVETGRASLREVLLTKVVPPLTAVALVIAVWQTLVWAEVTDEGSLPAPSAVWDSVSDLWLQGTLLEIVWTSVSRGFSGFLLALAIGTPLGLLVARVKFVRAAIGPILSGLQSLPSVAWVPPAVIWLGLNNQMMYAVILLGAVPSIANGLVSGVDQVPPLFLRAGRTLGATGLKGTWYIVMPAALPGYVAGLKQGWAFAWRSLMAAEIIASSPDLGLGLGQLLENGRNNSDMPGVFLAILLILVVGIAIDLLVFSPLERAVLRGRGLLVKN; from the coding sequence GAACTGAGACACCGTCCCCGGCGAAGCAACGTGCCGGGGGCGACGGGGGAACGCACGATCTCGCCGCGGGGCTCGACGCCCTGGAGACCGTGGAGACCGGACGGGCGTCGCTGCGGGAGGTGCTGCTGACGAAGGTGGTGCCGCCGCTGACGGCGGTGGCGCTGGTGATCGCGGTCTGGCAGACGCTGGTGTGGGCGGAGGTCACCGACGAGGGCAGTCTGCCCGCGCCGTCCGCGGTCTGGGACAGCGTGTCCGACCTGTGGCTGCAGGGCACCCTGCTGGAGATCGTGTGGACGAGTGTCTCGCGCGGTTTCTCGGGCTTCCTGCTGGCCCTGGCCATCGGTACGCCGCTGGGTCTGCTGGTGGCCCGGGTGAAGTTCGTCCGGGCCGCGATCGGGCCGATCCTCTCCGGTCTCCAGTCGCTGCCTTCGGTGGCGTGGGTGCCGCCCGCGGTGATCTGGCTGGGTCTGAACAACCAGATGATGTACGCGGTGATCCTGCTCGGCGCGGTCCCGTCCATCGCCAACGGGCTGGTGTCCGGGGTGGACCAGGTCCCGCCGCTGTTCCTGCGGGCCGGCCGCACCCTGGGCGCCACCGGTCTCAAGGGCACCTGGTACATCGTGATGCCGGCCGCCCTGCCGGGCTATGTGGCGGGGCTCAAGCAGGGCTGGGCCTTCGCCTGGCGGTCCCTGATGGCGGCGGAGATCATCGCCTCGTCGCCGGACCTCGGCCTCGGTCTGGGCCAGTTGCTGGAGAACGGCCGCAACAACTCGGACATGCCGGGGGTGTTCCTGGCGATCCTGCTGATCCTCGTCGTCGGTATCGCCATCGACCTGCTGGTCTTCAGCCCGCTGGAGCGGGCGGTCCTGCGGGGCCGCGGTCTCCTCGTCAAGAACTGA